Proteins co-encoded in one Synechococcus elongatus PCC 6301 genomic window:
- the efp gene encoding elongation factor P: MISSNDFRTGTTIEIDGAVWRVVEFLHVKPGKGSAFVRTKLKNAKTGNVVEKTFRAGETVPQAVLEKSTLQYTYKDGDDFVFMDMETYEEGRLTAATIGDRVKYLKEGMEANVITWNGQVIEVELPNSVVLEVIETDPGVKGDTATGGTKPAKVETGAQVMVPLFISVGERIKIDTRNDSYLGRE, translated from the coding sequence ATGATCTCTAGCAACGACTTTCGGACCGGAACCACGATCGAAATCGACGGCGCGGTGTGGCGGGTGGTGGAGTTCTTGCACGTCAAACCGGGTAAGGGTTCAGCCTTTGTCCGAACCAAGCTGAAAAATGCCAAAACCGGCAACGTCGTCGAGAAAACCTTCCGCGCTGGCGAAACCGTACCCCAGGCAGTCCTAGAAAAAAGTACGCTGCAGTACACCTACAAAGACGGCGACGATTTTGTGTTCATGGACATGGAGACCTACGAAGAGGGTCGCCTGACTGCAGCCACCATTGGCGATCGCGTCAAGTACCTGAAAGAAGGCATGGAAGCCAACGTAATCACTTGGAATGGTCAAGTGATCGAGGTAGAACTGCCCAACTCGGTGGTCTTGGAAGTAATCGAAACTGATCCAGGTGTCAAAGGTGACACGGCGACCGGCGGTACCAAACCTGCCAAAGTTGAGACTGGTGCTCAGGTGATGGTGCCCTTGTTCATCTCGGTGGGTGAGCGGATCAAAATCGACACTCGCAACGATTCCTACCTCGGTCGGGAGTAA
- the accB gene encoding acetyl-CoA carboxylase biotin carboxyl carrier protein: MQLNFSQLQELLTVLSDSDIAEFDLKGTDFELHVKRGSTGDPIVIAAPTTPVAVAPVPAPLPAPTPAAAPPAGPLGGEKFLEITAPMVGTFYRAPAPEEPPFVNVGDRIQVGQTVCILEAMKLMNELESEVTGEVVEILVQNGEPVEFNQPLFRLRPL; the protein is encoded by the coding sequence GTGCAACTGAACTTCAGCCAACTGCAAGAGCTGCTGACCGTGCTGAGTGACTCAGACATCGCTGAGTTTGACCTCAAAGGTACGGATTTTGAGTTGCACGTGAAGCGCGGCTCGACCGGCGACCCGATCGTCATTGCGGCTCCCACCACGCCCGTTGCTGTCGCTCCCGTGCCCGCTCCCTTACCCGCTCCAACCCCTGCGGCAGCACCGCCTGCTGGACCTCTGGGTGGCGAGAAGTTCCTTGAGATTACGGCGCCGATGGTGGGCACCTTCTATCGCGCTCCAGCACCGGAAGAACCGCCCTTCGTCAATGTTGGCGATCGCATTCAGGTGGGACAGACCGTCTGCATCCTCGAAGCGATGAAGCTGATGAACGAGTTGGAGTCGGAGGTGACGGGGGAAGTCGTCGAGATTCTGGTCCAGAACGGCGAACCGGTGGAGTTTAATCAGCCCCTGTTCCGGTTGCGGCCTCTCTGA